Proteins co-encoded in one Gossypium arboreum isolate Shixiya-1 chromosome 11, ASM2569848v2, whole genome shotgun sequence genomic window:
- the LOC108471111 gene encoding perakine reductase-like encodes MGEEQQRIQIPRVKLGTQGLEVSKLGFGCMGLTGGYSCPVSEEVGISIIKHAFHRGITFFDTSDMYGPKTNEILVGKALKQLPREKVQLATKFGFEKLDSTGIKINGTPEYVRASIEASLKRLDVDYIDLYYQHRVDTNTPIEYTMSELKKLVEEGKIKYIGLSQASPETIKRAHAVHPISAFQTEWSLWTRDIEDEIVPLCRELGIGIVPYSPLGRGFFGGKGVVETVPANSHLLYFPRFQGENLDRNKMLYLKVDKLAEKHGCSPAQLALAWVLYQGDDVAPIPGTTKIKNLDSNIDSVKVKLTAEDLKEISDAVPINEVAGDVLPDRFSQLHWKFGNTPPKGSKVST; translated from the exons ATGGGTGAGGAGCAGCAGAGAATTCAGATTCCCAGAGTCAAACTGGGAACTCAAGGACTGGAG GTTTCAAAGTTGGGGTTTGGCTGTATGGGTCTCACTGGAGGTTACAGTTGTCCAGTCTCTGAAGAAGTTGGGATATCGATTATCAAGCATGCATTCCACAGAGGAATCACTTTCTTTGATACATCTGATATGTATGGACCCAAAACTAATGAAATTTTGGTTGGAAAG GCATTGAAGCAGCTACCAAGAGAGAAGGTACAGTTAGCCACAAAGTTTGGTTTCGAAAAACTGGATTCAACTGGTATCAAAATAAACGGTACACCTGAATATGTCCGTGCCTCTATCGAGGCTAGCCTAAAGCGCCTAGATGTGGACTATATAGATCTCTATTACCAGCACAGGGTTGACACCAACACTCCTATAGAGTATACT ATGTCTGAACTCAAGAAGTTAGTGGAAGAGGGGAAAATTAAGTACATAGGTTTATCTCAAGCTAGCCCTGAAACTATAAAGAGAGCACATGCGGTTCATCCTATAAGTGCTTTCCAGACGGAGTGGTCGCTGTGGACTCGTGATATCGAGGATGAAATAGTACCCCTTTGCAG GGAACTTGGAATTGGGATTGTTCCTTATAGCCCTCTTGGTCGCGGTTTCTTTGGTGGCAAAGGAGTGGTGGAAACTGTGCCTGCAAATAGTCATCTG CTATATTTCCCAAGGTTTCAAGGAGAAAACTTGGACAGAAACAAGATGTTGTATTTGAAAGTGGATAAGTTGGCTGAGAAGCATGGATGTAGCCCTGCACAATTAGCACTTGCCTGGGTTCTTTATCAAGGGGATGATGTAGCACCGATTCCCG GAACAACAAAGATAAAAAATCTGGATAGTAACATTGATTCAGTAAAAGTAAAGCTCACAGCAGAAGATTTGAAAGAAATTTCTGATGCGGTTCCGATAAATGAGGTAGCAGGTGATGTTTTGCCTGATAGATTTAGTCAATTACACTGGAAGTTTGGTAATACACCACCAAAGGGGAGCAAAGTTTCAACCTGA
- the LOC108470440 gene encoding perakine reductase-like: MGEEQQRFQIPRIKLGTQGLEVSKLGFGCMGLTGVYNDPVPEEVGISIIKHAFHRGITFFDTSDFYGPKTNEILVGKALKQLPREKVQLATKFGIEKMVSAGVTINGTPEYVRACIEASLKRLDVDYIDLYYQHRVDTNTPIEDTMSELKKLVEEGKIKYIGLSGASPETIKRAHAVHPITALQIEWSLWTRDLEEEIVPLCRELGIGIVPYGPLGSGFFAGRGVMETMPANSFLPTFPRFQEENLYKNKIIYLKVEKLAKKHGCSPAQLALAWVLHQGDDVAPISGTTKIKNLDSNSDSLKVKLTGEDLKEISNAVPINEVAGDFLPDNLSQFHWKFGNTPPKGSKVST; this comes from the exons ATGGGTGAGGAGCAGCAGAGATTTCAGATTCCCAGAATCAAACTGGGAACTCAAGGACTTGAG GTTTCAAAGTTGGGGTTTGGTTGTATGGGTCTCACTGGAGTTTACAATGATCCTGTCCCCGAAGAAGTTGGGATATCGATTATCAAGCATGCATTCCACAGAGGAATCACTTTCTTTGATACATCTGATTTCTATGGACCCAAAACTAATGAAATTTTGGTTGGAAAG GCATTGAAGCAACTACCAAGAGAGAAGGTACAATTAGCCACAAAGTTTGGAATCGAAAAAATGGTTTCGGCCGGTGTCACAATAAACGGTACTCCCGAATATGTCCGTGCCTGTATTGAAGCTAGCCTTAAGCGCCTAGATGTGGACTATATTGATCTCTACTACCAACACAGGGTTGACACCAACACTCCAATAGAGGATACT ATGTCTGAACTGAAGAAGTTGGTGGAAGAGGGGAAAATAAAGTACATAGGTTTATCTGGAGCTTCCCCTGAAACTATAAAGAGAGCACATGCAGTACATCCCATAACTGCTTTACAGATAGAGTGGTCGCTATGGACTCGTGACCTTGAGGAAGAAATAGTCCCCCTTTGCAG GGAACTTGGAATTGGCATTGTTCCATATGGCCCTCTTGGTAGCGGTTTCTTTGCAGGTAGAGGAGTAATGGAAACTATGCCTGCAAATAGTTTTCTG CCAACTTTCCCAAGGTTTCAAGAAGAAAACTTGTACAAAAATAAGATCATATATTTGAAAGTCGAGAAGTTGGCTAAGAAGCATGGATGTAGCCCTGCACAGTTAGCACTTGCCTGGGTTCTTCATCAAGGGGACGATGTAGCACCGATTTCCG GAACAACCAAGATAAAGAATCTCGATAGTAACAGTGATTCACTAAAAGTAAAGCTCACAGGAGAAGATTTGAAAGAAATTTCTAATGCGGTCCCGATAAATGAGGTAGCTGGTGATTTTTTGCCTGATAATTTAAGTCAATTCCACTGGAAGTTCGGTAATACACCACCAAAGGGGAGCAAGGTTTCAACTTGA